Proteins found in one Parcubacteria group bacterium genomic segment:
- a CDS encoding NUDIX domain-containing protein, translated as MNKTELKSGKNYIGVGGGVLIFNAKKEVLLMKRGKNSKNEVGCWNKLGGEVEYGEKVIDMIKRETKEEAGITIKIWGYLPHSDHIIKKDKQHWVGFNYLADVEKGTARNMEPDKFDDVQWFALEKLPKKLAQPTRESVKNYLAGKYIKLK; from the coding sequence ATGAATAAAACGGAATTAAAATCAGGAAAAAATTATATTGGAGTAGGCGGAGGAGTCTTGATTTTTAATGCTAAAAAAGAAGTGCTTTTGATGAAGCGGGGAAAGAATTCCAAAAACGAAGTTGGTTGTTGGAATAAATTAGGTGGAGAGGTGGAATATGGCGAAAAAGTGATTGATATGATAAAGCGTGAAACGAAAGAAGAAGCAGGAATCACAATCAAAATTTGGGGCTATCTTCCACACAGTGATCACATCATCAAAAAGGATAAACAGCATTGGGTGGGTTTCAATTATCTGGCTGATGTGGAAAAGGGAACAGCGAGAAATATGGAACCGGATAAATTTGACGACGTGCAGTGGTTTGCTCTTGAAAAGCTGCCGAAAAAATTAGCTCAGCCAACCAGAGAATCGGTGAAGAATTATTTAGCTGGAAAATATATTAAGTTGAAATAA